A section of the Tamandua tetradactyla isolate mTamTet1 chromosome 4, mTamTet1.pri, whole genome shotgun sequence genome encodes:
- the DUSP12 gene encoding dual specificity protein phosphatase 12, translating to MVGTAAAWLLGAAMLEAQDPCHGIPRRSPCSGEACVSEHMRQVRPGLYLGGAAAVANPDLLREVGITAVLTVDSEAPSFTAGTGVEGVRCLFVSALDKPETDLLSHLDRCVAFIGHARAEGRTVLVHCHSGVSRSVAVVTAFMMKTDQLTFEKAYENLQTVQPEAKMNEGFEWQLKLYQAMGYEVDTSSAIYKQYRLQKVTEKYPELQNLPQELFAVDPTATSQGLKDEVLYKCRKCRRSLFRSSSILDHNEGSGPTAFTHKRMTPSFMTTTGSQAQCTSYFIEPVQWMESALLGVMDAQLLCPKCSAKLGSFNWYGEQCSCGRWITPAFQIHKNRVDEMRMLPVLGSQTRKNNL from the exons ATGGTAGGGACGGCGGCCGCTTGGCTACTGGGCGCCGCCATGTTGGAGGCTCAGGACCCGTGCCATGGCATCCCGCGCCGTAGCCCCTGCTCTGGCGAGGCCTGTGTCTCGGAGCACATGCGGCAAGTGCGGCCGGGGCTCTATCTGGGTGGGGCCGCGGCCGTCGCGAATCCTGACCTTCTCAGGGAGGTGGGCATTACGGCCGTGCTGACTGTGGACTCGGAGGCGCCCAGCTTCACCGCGGGGACTGGGGTCGAGGGTGTACGATGCCTCTTCGTGTCAGCGCTGGACAAACCCGAGACCGACCTGCTCAGTCACCTGGACCGCTGCGTGGCCTTCATCGGCCATGCCCGCGCCGAGGGCCGCACGGTGTTGGTCCACTG TCATTCAGGAGTCAGTAGAAGTGTTGCAGTGGTAACTGCTTTTATGATGAAGACTGACCAACTTACCTTTGAAAAAGCTTATGAAAACCTCCAGACTGTCCAACCAGAGGCTAA GATGAATGAGGGGTTTGAGTGGCAACTGAAATTATATCAGGCAATGGGATATGAAGTGGATACCTCTAGTGCAATTTATAAGCAATATCGTTTACAAAAGGTTACAGAGAAGTATCCAG AATTGCAGAATTTACCTCAGGAACTCTTTGCTGTTGACCCAACTGCCACTTCACAAGGATTGAAAGATGAGGTTCTCTACAAATGTAGAAAGTGCAG GCGATCCTTATTCCGAAGTTCTAGTATATTGGATCATAATGAAGGAAGTGGCCCCACAGCCTTCACTCACAAGAGAATGACACCATCTTTCATGACTACGACAGGGAGTCAGGCTCAGTGTACATCTTATTTCATTGAACCTGTACAGTGGATGGAATCTGCTTTGTTAGGAGTGATGGATGCACAG CTTCTTTGCCCCAAATGCAGTGCCAAGCTAGGTTCCTTCAACTGGTATGGTGAACAGTGCTCATGTGGTAGATGGATAACACCTGCTTTTCAAATACATAAGAATAGAGTGGATGAAATGAGAATGCTGCCAGTTTTAGgatcacaaacaagaaaaaacaacttGTGA